GAGGATATGGCTAAGAAAGACGGGGCCATCGAGGTCGAAGGACGAGTAGTCGAGCCGCTGCCCAATGCGATGTTTCGCATTGAGCTCGAGAACGGCCACAAGGTTCTCGCCCACATCAGCGGAAAGATGCGTCAGCACTACATTCGCATCCTCCCGGAAGATCGCGTGGTCGTGGAGCTCTCGCCCTACGACCTCTCTCGCGGTCGCATCGTCTACCGGTACAAGTAGAAGCTTCCCGACCACCCAGGTCAGGGGAACAGTGGCT
This genomic interval from Rhodococcus triatomae contains the following:
- the infA gene encoding translation initiation factor IF-1 — translated: MAKKDGAIEVEGRVVEPLPNAMFRIELENGHKVLAHISGKMRQHYIRILPEDRVVVELSPYDLSRGRIVYRYK